CAAAAATAACCTGGAGAACTTAAAGTGTAATTCACCCCAAAATAAACTTGTTTAGTTCtacaatatttgtcttaaaaccgtctcagtgctgccctcttagggttgaatGGTGGCTACTGCAGTTGTATTTTCCCAGTGCTTCAAACGGTACACGCTTTCATCATCATAACCCCTGTGTTCAGGTATAAAAGTATCTCAGTCAGACAAATGGCACTGTGGTGAGCTAAACTCGATTTGGAATCGCAAGCATTGGGAGCATTGGGGGCATTGATCGATAGCCTTTAGCGTTTGTCGCCCTTGGCActccatgtttcaacatgtcactttccctcatTGTGACCATAGCCCTGCTTAACACCCCCACTCTCCCCACCCCGACCCTCGCGCTCAACCTCACATTTAGCCGAGTCTTTTGGAACTGGCCACTTGGGCcgtaattttaaaaagttatttgggGGTGGAATTATGCCTTTACATTGGGGtgaattatactttaagtaTTAAGTGCATATACTGTACTGTATGCCATAATCACAATTTACTCAAATAAAGACTTGTAGAGTCATGGTAGAGTCAATGATTTTTCTGGAAGGTTCCCCGTCCCTCtatgaataactgcacatgcgcaggaCCATCTTACCTGCGCTTCCTCTCCTCAGGGGAATCCCATGAAAAGAATCTCCGAAATCagctctggtcttatttctttctactaaggccttcctcttcttctcctaaACTTGCACACGGTTAGCTTCTtgcatgttcaaagtctacggtgagagtagcggagctacaatgaacggttaacaccaaagctaaccgctaagctaaccgctaagctaactggatacataaacactagaagtgcgcagccagcaagcagaaactaacaaggaacgagcacgcacactggcgttacgtgagcgcgtcagaatgactggcatgtgggacaaccaatagataaggagataaccctggaacttgagggacagaggagagtgagagcaggaacaaaactctgaccaagcCCTGCCCTTCGGTGCGAAGGGCAGGgcttggtcagagtttttagaGGCTTGTAGCTTtcaaagaggtaaaaaaaatgtaacctcctttttctgaatacataatatattgactactttcaTAATAGAAGGACctttttacccagtataacaaaaactgtttctgaataagattaccaactatagctttacgTGTTATGAATCTAGATGCAAAATGACTGTTTCTGTTATATTCTAATTGATTGACGTACACCAGTAAAAATACCTTTATATGgccataaaaacacagaatattGCATACTATGCTCATGGCACACAAACCATCACCACAGCTTGATTTTTGTCTTGTCTGCTCAACCACACATTCTAATCCCACCCCAGCCTgaacccccccctcccaccccccaccccacccagaCTGACATTGTTACATTCAtcgctttgtttttatttatttttttcctaatgcAGTCTGATCAGTGTGACCCATTTGGGTGTGCAATATTGCTGAGAAAGCTTTCTTTCTTGGAAGACACGCTGTGTTCAAACCTTTTGAGCTGCAGCGATCTCTGAAACGAGCAAAGTGCACAGTCTGTAGCGGCGTACATCTCCGTACAGGAGGTCGAACAGGTGACCCGGCCTTCACACTGCACTCCCAGCGCTCTCCGGGAAGGATATTAACAGAGGGAAGCAACTTTTGGTTTCAATCATAAACTGAATATACAGTTGTGGATATTTTTCTTCAGCTAAAGAGGTGCAGCTAAAAAAAGGTAACCAAAATAACTGGCTGAACAGTAaggtttgaaataaataatgataacaaaTCACAGAGAAAGGTTAGAATATATTATAGTATATATAAGAATTGATATTTTTGTCAGGTCTTAAATATATACCCAATAATAGTTTTGGGTTTTATCATCGTATTGAAAATGTTCTGTAGAAAAAATATGCTTTTGTCTGTCATCCGCTCTGATTAAAAACTAAACCGATCTCTCATctgattaaaacaacaaactccCCAGCACTGAATTCAACATTAAAACATGCCAACATGGAGGGGTTCCTCTGATGCTCAGCAGCTAAAGGAGGATGTGTCTGACACTCACAAGTTAGAGGGAAGTTTGGACTGTTTCTGTTCACTGTCCAACACTTTGGCCGGAGGCTCAGGCCCTGATTGTGTCCGACTGACAGGAGCGCCCTGACCCGGGATTGGAGTGTAGGGTTTATTGACTGCCATGGGGGAGGGGAAGCCCCCCGCTGCCCCCTCCGAGGAGCCGCTCCCAACCGAAGGCTTTTCCTGGTGTAAATAGCTGTAAGAGCCTGAGATTGTCTTTATTTCCTGGGTAAAGAGATCCGCCGAGGACTCTGTTGTCTCTCTCAGAGTGGAAGCCCCCCTGTCCTGGCATGAGCTCTGAAAGGGCATGGAGCTGGGAAAGCTGGTATTGATGGGCTGCTCACTGTGGCGAATCGTTCGTGCCTTCGCAGGGCTCTGTGTAACGGGGCTGTAGTGAGGAGGGGTGTAGCAAGGCGAGGCGTCGGCCGAGCCGTACTGGGCCAGGGAGGCGAGGGCCGAGTGCTCGGCAAGAACCTGCGGCAGGAAAACCGACTGCAGTCCTGCCAGGGTGTGCTGGGCCAGAGAGGCTGTGACCCCGGTTCCACCCACTGATGGAGACGGATTGATCCCCACCGGCGGCTGCCTGCTGGTTACGATGGGAAAATGTGGGAGGTTGATGTTGCTGGATGTGCTGCTCACTCTGTTTAGGCTGGAGGGGTGACAGGTCTGCTGCAGCTGGCTCAGAATGGGGTTAACCGAGCTGCAGATCAGGGGGCTGATGGCCGGGGCCGGAAATCTTCCCGCCAGCTTCCCCGGTGCCCCCTGTTGGAGTAAACCCAGAGGTTGAGGCGGTGTGGTCATTGCACCGAGGTAGGGCTGAGGGTGGAGCTGTGCGGAGCAGGTGTAGGAGACGGTGGCCTGACTCAGGGGGAACACTGGAGTCATGCCACAGTGGGGAGGGTGATAAAGGGGCTGAGGAGTGGGCAGAGGGGTcactggctgcaggctgcttgTAAAGATGGGCTGCGACATCACAGTGGGTGACAAAACTCCAGAGGAATGATGCTGGGGGAAAGCGAAGCCTAATGTGCGAGTCTCACCCCCAGATCTAGGTTTAGTTGCCCCAACAGGCGAACCAGGAACCGAATCATAGGTGCTAGAGATGTTCCCTCCGATGTGCACCCTCCTTGAATGGCTGTGGTCCTTCATGGAGCCAGACCCAGGAATCAGAGGACCGTGGAAGAGGATCGGAGGCAGCTGGGGGTGGTGGGCCAAAGCCAGAGCCAGTGGcgtggtggcagcagcagcctgaagCGGGGCCTGAACCAGTGGGGTCCAGATGAGAGGAGTGGGTGATGGGGGAGCAGTGGGAGGGTTTAAACTTGGTGAAGTGCTGCTTTGGATCAGCTGCGTGCACTGGGCCATGTCACGATCATGCTGGACTATTCTTTGGATGATTTCTGTCTCGTGGAGGTTTAATGTGCCAGAACTTTGGTGATGCTGGACTTTATGCTGAAGAATCGAGTTCCTCTTTCCTGTGAAGATAGAAGAGGAAAAGACCATTCAGCTGAACAAATGAATACCATAAACTCACCACCACCGTAGCCTTGTCTGTTAGAGCAGGGAGCTCACATTTACAAACGATCATTCAGAGATCAATTGGTCAGAGATTGGAGATTTTACGAAGGTAGGtcatatacagaaaaaaattcaaactctAAAAATTACCTTTATCTCAGATCCTGTGacacatttcttttgttttatgtgttatgGTCTTTGGACGAAAATCAGAATCCGTCTAAACTGGAATTGAGGGATTAGGTCAAGTAAACTGGGGAAACTTTGAGGGAATTTAAATTgtacatattatatattatttattacttAATTAAAATAGAGAGTAAAATGATAGTTAGTGTCTCTTCTTCAACACACACATCTCAAACAGTGTCTTCGTATTAAAGACACGATGATGAGAAAATTCTTGATGATGAGAaaattgttaaattaaacaaaacttcTCCAGTGGAAACTTATATATTGCCAAATGCCAGCAATACACTATACTGTTTGTTGCCTTACATTTGAGCatactgtttttaaacttttgtatACTGTAAGCTTTATTTTTCCCACTTGTACTATGAATCATAAAGGGACAGGAAGTAATCATATACATAAAAAAGTTACCTTTTTTGTTAAGAAGCCAATtccctaaattaaaatataagaaaataagattatttgtaGATGAACTCATTATGAAAACATCAGATTTATTAATTCCAATCTTATCTACCACTCTGCTTACTACTGGTCCATTTatagaaaaggcaaaaaataaataaaaataatccccATTTACTGCTAATATTGATTTGTTAGAATTCCTTTTTTGGTTTGAGTTTCTAAAACCCTACATGCCACCTTGTTCTCTGACATCAGCTTTGCTGAGAAATAGATCtccagcatcacagatcctctaACATGCTAAACATTGGGCAAAAGGTGATCATTCCTTGATTCAGACCAAACCCACCCGCACTTTCGTTACCAGAAAACTCGTCACAACAAAGCACACAGTTCCCTTTAAAGTCCCAGGATCAAACAAACTGCAGCTTTACATTTGTGGTTTTAGGACAGAAAAGAGATTTTTCCTGACTTCACTCCTTAATGACTAGTTAACATAAAGACAGCCTCAGCCTCATGTGGACGTTTTCTACAGATAGCTTGGGACAATTTCTTCTAATCCCACTTACTGTATGGTATGCAGTGAAAAAATAAGAATGCCTACTTGTCCGTTCTTTTTTTAGCAGTTCtaattgttttacatgtttaaattaTTACTCTGAATGCAGATATGAGAAATGCATATTTGGCTATGTCACACGGTCAGTTTTGACTTTGCTTTTGGAGTCCTAGACTTTCAGCTGGGATGATAAAAACAGATTTGCATCCTGTCCTCCTGTTTGTCTCTACAGTCATTTTAACGTTTGCAAAATAAACAGTTTCTGAAAACATGCTATTAATTGATTCTCTGTGAATTagtctatttttttgttgcctttttcCTTACATGCATCCCTTGAGTTTGGGGGCTGCACAATTCTGAAGATGCTGCGACACAAGGACTCAATGTCAGTaagaagaaggaggaaaagttcaaataataACTTTGGAAATCcttcagaaatatttttaacccCAGTTTATAAAGATACTAAACTTACTTTTATACAGTTAAGCCAAAAATTATTCACATCCCTGGAAGATTTAGGTTTaacatcatttttaaaatgttcatgtttttacTGTACACTGTACATGATGGAATATAAAGACCAAGGACCACAGTAGATCTCACATGCCCCAAAAAGCTGTGAATAAAAGAGACCTGGAGAGCCTTACTCCTTTTacccttttactttttttttcttgggaaACTAGAGGTCTGTGAGGATTCTCCAAAGTTTCTGAATTAACTTACATATACAACACCAAAGACCTGGCAACAACTCACCAATACGGTCCAGCCGGTCGAGGGCAACGGCCTCAAAGGCCCTCCTCATCATGGGATACTCCTCCAGAACCTCGTTGAAGTTGTCTACAGACAGAGAATACAGCCGGCAGTAGTTGTCTGCTCGAACGCTGGCCGTCCTTCTGCCTCGGGTCAACAAGCAGATCTCTGCAGAGTAAAAGTTCAAATATTTGTACGCAGAGTCCAAGAAATGTATTAGCAGAAGAGAAAAGAATAGCAGGGATCATTGACTTAAAGCATTGTATAATAAGTTCCCTCTCTTTATTAAAGTGTTTGTGTTTCACAGCCATGGCGTTCACGTTGTTTTAGATCCATTTCCAAAAGTAAAGTAAGAAACAGTCCTATTAGCGTAAGACGATAAAACATGGACCGCCTGATGCCTCTGAACCCCCACAGATGGAGCTCTTAATGCAATGTTTGCAGCTTACAGTGTGTCCTGACCTCATCTGTCATGCCagatcagaaaaataaaataatgccccattaaaaaagagaaagaaaaaaaaacacgaacCATGACACatgaatcttgttttttttttcccaggacaATACAAAACATGCTCTTACTGCCttaattttctcttttctttgtggGAATTTGATCTTATTTCTATCTTGAGTTCTGCTTCAGCACATTTCTTTTTGCTTCACACGTGCAGGTTTTTAATCTTGTCTCACATTATGTGTATAAGTCACACCACTTCCCCTGTAATGTATGCCAATGTACATTAGAAATTCTTCTCTCAACTTTTTCACCAGCTTGTTTATTCCCAGTCACAGTAACGTTTGCAGGCGCGTGCCTCCGCTGCCCACCTTAGCAGGTTGAGGTGGAGCAAACGAGGAGAAAAGGACAGGGAAGTTGAGGCTTTAAGCTTTAAACAAAGGGCAAAACTCCACAGATGGACATAAAGATCGCCGAGCTTTGCTCCTCTTAGTCCCGAGGCCTTTTAAGGAGATGACGATTTTAACCAGCCGTAACGGTCGGGCAAGTTAATCTGTTGAGTGCCTGTGCaaactaaatcaaaacaaatcttaCAATCACCATTCCTTAGCACACATTaaaactgccccccccccatcctctcctccctctccatGTAGTGCCCAGCGAGGTGCGCCCGGGCTTCACCTCCAAAATAAGAGCCGTCTGTCAGCTTGGTGTCCTTGGTGCTCTTGGTGATGACGCTGACGACGCCGTGCTGGATGAAGTACATCTTCTTCCCGATGGTACCCTCCCTGATGATGTAGTCGCCCGGCTGGAAGACCTCGAAGCGCAGCTTGGTCAGCATGGAGGTGACAAAGTTGGGGTCGGCGTGGGCGAACAGAGGCATGGAGGCCACCAGTTTGCGACAGTTGAAGTTGATGATCTCCTGAGGAGGACACAGGGAAGCAGCGCTTATTaatggctttatttttttttttttttgaagtggCGGGGGCATTCACAAGGCCTGCGCCGGTGCGCGTGTATATTTCAATCATTATAAAAGCAGCTTAGCGCTCCGTTAATAAGGTTCTCGGCCCTCGTACGGCTGTTACTAATCAGATTACAAGACTATTAACATTATCATGGAAAGtaaggcagccatattggattatatcaataattatcTGAGCATCATTTAGAACGGGATGCTCTCATTTAGACCCACATGTTCCAGCTTATATAAATCAAAACTTTCAATAGGCCGTGTTTCTCCGGATGAAAGCTGACCTCTCGCAGCGGCTCGTTCAGCTCCTCCAGGATGCTCTCCTCGTCGAACATCTTCCCCTGATAACGGTGCTCGTAATAGTCGTGGATTCTCTGCCTCATGTCGGCGGGGAGCTTGTGGAAGGACatgtactgctccacttgtttGTACTGTGACGAGACAACAACATATGAACTTTTTGAGCCTTTTCATGACCATGGTaacagcagctttaaagcaactGCTTCTCCTGCAAAGACAAAATGCAAAGTCATGTCAAAATGAATATATTAACCTGATTAATGTGCTGGCTCAGAGGTGGACTATAATGTATCTCATTATGTTAACAGTCAACTGTCAGGCCATCTGTGAAACCTGCTCACAGTGCTGCGTTGTGgctctgcaggctgctgctaaTGACATTAACCAGCGTGTCCTTCAGCAGTGTACCCTACCAGCAGAGCAGCGCCAATGATCACAGCACCCAGTGTACGCATGCCGTTTCCTGCCATAAGCCCCTGCTCCGCTGCTTTTAAATCTGCGCCGTATCTGTCTCCTTTTATCCGTCACAAAGGAACATCAGCAGACGTGTACATCTAATAGTGAGTTCACTCATCCCCTGGTCGTTCCTCGTCTTCTGGGCGTCTTTGTCTCATAGagacaccaaaaaaacaacaacagtaaaGCTCCTGTTGTCCACTATGAATATCTAAATAGACTTTAGGTGTGAAAATTAATTATGTTAATCAGGTATTGAAGTGTTATTTCCTCTAGTGAAAATACAGATTTAAACCAGATACAAAAATTGGCAATTGTATTAGTATGTCCATATAATACATACatcaccagtttttttttttgttttgttttttgtagcttttgtcatgttacagccagaaactgcattgtattttattgggattccATGAGCCAGATCAACATGAAGTAGTGCATAATACataattttcaatatttttttcttttgcaaacaataataatataatttcaAAACAGCATTTGGCCAAGGAATCCAAAATACTTCTTAGAACCTCTTTTATCTGCAATTACAGCCGGAGTCTTCTGAGATATATCTCTACAGCTTTACACATCTGAAGATTAAAATTCTTCTTATTGGCAAAGTtgctccagctcagtcagatttgatGGAGAGGATCTACAAACTTCCATTTTCAGGTCCTTCCACACATTCCTAATTGGAGTCATATCTGGACTTTGATTGTTCCAGTCTAACGCATGAAGattctttgatctaaaccatcccattgtAGTTTGTGTGTTTAGGATTGTTGTGCAGCAGGAGGGTTAACCACCACCCTAGCCAtgagtcttttgcagccttgaGCAGATTGTCTCCCAAGGCTGTTCTGTATTTAGTTTTATCGATCtctccatcaactctgactagTTTCCCTGTATCTGATGACATGTGATTCACTTTTGTTATATAAGccaaaaagtttcattttgctATTGTCAAGACAGAGCCCCTTCTTTCACATGCTTGCTGTGCCTCTTACATGGACAGCTGCTCCCTGTAAATAGCACCTTTTAATGTTATTCCAACAGTGACTTTCTTCTTATCAGtacaaaataagatttttcaAACGGGAGGCTAATAGTTGACCCGTCAACAGGATGTTCCAGAGTGAACACTAAATTATTTTAGCTGCATTAACTTGGGAGTAATCTACGTTCACACCACACTGTTTCTGGGATTTTCCTTTTGAAAAGTGTCTTTcataatgtgctttttttttttcaagcaagcATCAGATTTCAGGAATTTGCATTTTCAAATAAACTATTTCACAATGCCATGTATCAGCTAAACCTGTTCAATAATCACAAATTCTGTAGATGAAAATGTCCTCAGGAATTCTaattatatatgttttaagGAAGTAATCCATCaatcagaggaaaaaaatgccACCTCTCCTCTGAGCTTCTCTGGTCTGATTACTGGAAaatcaagactttttttttctgcacatgttttgcataaaaagctgaaaatgtatgCTTTTCCCAGCCTGTAAAGACATCAACCAACAGCATATTCTTAGACgcactttatttttgttttgagtttaatCCATATAAAAGCTAGTGACATATGCCTGGATGTATAGATGGGGATGACACTGTAATcccttatttttttcctgcctgatcAGTACATTTCCGTTTTAAGGATACAGTTGCTTGAAGACATCCAAATATTTAAACAGACTACAAGCCTCacgagaaaaaggaaaaaaaaaactcaccttttCTTGGTACTGCCTCCTTGAAGAGTCCAGGGACTGAATGAGAGCTGTGGCATGGCCCACAAACATGGCAAAGCAGGTGGCGCCCACGATCATGCTGAGAATTGTGAGCCAGACGTCGCCCATGCCGATGGGTGGGTACAGGCCGTACCCGATGCACAGCATGTGACTCATGGCTTTAAACAGGGCATAGGAGTACTGCTGACCCCAGGTGTCGTTCTGGTGGAGATGTGGAGGCGGAAAGAGAAAGTTTGTCAGTAAATATGCAGCGGCGCTACTGTAGCATTGTGTCTGTGGGAGCTTTGTTGGGAGCTTAACATAAAGAGTGCAGGTGGTGGGCTTTTTATCCTGCCTGTTGGGAACCAACGCTGCATTTATTTAGTGCTCCTAACAACATGGCAGCAGTTACTTTAGCTTCTGTTTTACCAATTAACACACAGAGTATCAGTTCAGCTGTGGATCCCGAAAAAATGCCCAAGAaaacacattgtttacattatATCTTTAATTATTCGAAGAAAGAGTAAAATATTTAGCCAATGAACACTAATATCTTATATATTACATGAGGAGGAGTTTGTAGGCATGAGTACAACATAAAGTGTTCCCAGGATTACTTTCTCATCTTTTCGTTTGAAAAGAACCCAATCTGCCTCCTAATTCACTTACCACCATCTTGTTTCGAGTGACCCAGCAGTCGGGAGGGAAGTCCTGCAGCATTGGCACCAGGAACTGCAGACAGCCGTCCCAGTggcacagcagcagcatcatgccAATCAGGTTCATGATTCGCACCATAGCGCTGGCAAGATCGTATGTCATGTGAAAGACCTATGAAAGAGGTAACGAGCAGGATGACGAGACGTGTTGAAACACACAAACTTTAGCTGGGATACTTAGCTCTCTCCCCCCGGCCATTTTAGGAttttagaaatacatgaagtgcCACACCGgtcttaatcttttttttttttttttttaagcagaaaAGCCTGTTTTATGGGTTTTAATCTGTTATTATGTGGAGTGTGCGTGCATTGTTTGTGTcaaacaaaagctaaaaactAAAGATGCAATGAGAAATTGGTGTGTGTGACTGGAAACTGCATATTTTTAGCATTATTAACCCTGACTAATGCCATTGCTATGGAAACATCACTGGATGGACCATACTAAACGCTGACAACAGCTCACTTTTGTTTGGTCGCTGTTACAGTCAGAAGAGTTTAAGTTAGCATCAATGAGTCCATCAATGAGTCCAGCATCAACGAGGGGCTTAAAGATAATGTCAGAAGAAGCACAAAGATGGAAGAAACTATGTAAAAGGAAAACTTATACAATAGTATCTTGACTTACGAATGTCCCGTTAACAAGGTTTGGAGATGCTAGCTTTCagtagatgttttattttatgctgaGAACTAAAATTTGGTTTACAAGCAATCTTCAGATACACCCCATCACTTGTTGATGCAGGGAACTCCTTCGTCTCCTTTGTACAGCTTGCAGTGAAAGCATCAGTGTTGCGCTTTCATTTATGCTGCAGTTGTTTTACAAAACTATGCTTTCCAAGCATAAGCCCAACCATAGTAAGGAAAGTGCTGAGCAAAGGAAGCACTTTCTTGAATGCATTGCATTCAAGAAAGCAATTACCGCAAAACATGACGAAGGTGTGGGTGTAATCAACTTGACGAAGCACTACAAGCATAGCACTTCTACAGTTTTAGGCATGCCAAAGCAGAAAGAGACAATACAGAGCATAAAGCCAGCCAAGATCATTAAAAGGATTTCCCATGCAGTGGATATCTATGTATGATAATATAAAGAACCTGCTGATGTGTGGTTGATGGACGCGCAGCTTGCAGGAGATCCCATGACAGAGGCTATAATCTGCAAGAGGGCATGAGCTATTTACGCTGATTTGCTGCAGTAAACCTCGGGCACTATGACAAACGAGGCATTGTGTGAGctatctagagcaggggtccatccatccatccatccattcaacgtcttccgcttatccggggacaggtcgcgggggtagcagcttcagtagggaggcccagacgtccctctccccagccacttgggccagctcctccggaggaatcccaaggcattcccaggccagccgggagacatagtccctccagcgtgtcctgggtcttcctctgggtctcctcccagtgggacgtgcccggaacacctcaccagggaggcgtccaggaggcatcctgaccagatgcctgagccacctcaactggctcctctcgacgtggaggagcagcggctctactccaCTTCCAGAATTTTCAAAATAG
This genomic stretch from Fundulus heteroclitus isolate FHET01 chromosome 2, MU-UCD_Fhet_4.1, whole genome shotgun sequence harbors:
- the LOC105938486 gene encoding potassium/sodium hyperpolarization-activated cyclic nucleotide-gated channel 3 isoform X2, with product MLEPEVSGTSQVSEKIRPILRMRRCCFASSPTDCRSVEEARSEDLDRDVSGLKTNLNGDCRFFRSSISSITGRHPPGSDPAEQRRLLPETDAGASESSPGEPVPGAQDRAAGGLVGAPCQPSVYDQSTFIKLEGADQIIAEDDRLYQAGFMHRQFGAMLQPGVNKFSLRMLGSERAVEHERERVKSAGFWIIHPYSDFRFYWDLTMLLLMVGNLIIIPVGITFFKDEHTPPWIVFNVVSDTFFLLDLVLNFRTGIVKEDNTEIILDPHQIKIKYLKSWFVVDFVSSIPVDYIFLIVETRIDSDFYKTARALRIVRFTKILSLLRLLRLSRLIRYIHQWEEVFHMTYDLASAMVRIMNLIGMMLLLCHWDGCLQFLVPMLQDFPPDCWVTRNKMVNDTWGQQYSYALFKAMSHMLCIGYGLYPPIGMGDVWLTILSMIVGATCFAMFVGHATALIQSLDSSRRQYQEKYKQVEQYMSFHKLPADMRQRIHDYYEHRYQGKMFDEESILEELNEPLREEIINFNCRKLVASMPLFAHADPNFVTSMLTKLRFEVFQPGDYIIREGTIGKKMYFIQHGVVSVITKSTKDTKLTDGSYFGEICLLTRGRRTASVRADNYCRLYSLSVDNFNEVLEEYPMMRRAFEAVALDRLDRIGKRNSILQHKVQHHQSSGTLNLHETEIIQRIVQHDRDMAQCTQLIQSSTSPSLNPPTAPPSPTPLIWTPLVQAPLQAAAATTPLALALAHHPQLPPILFHGPLIPGSGSMKDHSHSRRVHIGGNISSTYDSVPGSPVGATKPRSGGETRTLGFAFPQHHSSGVLSPTVMSQPIFTSSLQPVTPLPTPQPLYHPPHCGMTPVFPLSQATVSYTCSAQLHPQPYLGAMTTPPQPLGLLQQGAPGKLAGRFPAPAISPLICSSVNPILSQLQQTCHPSSLNRVSSTSSNINLPHFPIVTSRQPPVGINPSPSVGGTGVTASLAQHTLAGLQSVFLPQVLAEHSALASLAQYGSADASPCYTPPHYSPVTQSPAKARTIRHSEQPINTSFPSSMPFQSSCQDRGASTLRETTESSADLFTQEIKTISGSYSYLHQEKPSVGSGSSEGAAGGFPSPMAVNKPYTPIPGQGAPVSRTQSGPEPPAKVLDSEQKQSKLPSNL
- the LOC105938486 gene encoding potassium/sodium hyperpolarization-activated cyclic nucleotide-gated channel 3 isoform X1, which produces MERFQSSMRKRLYSLPQNIAQKTTVTDSEGDGGDKDTKRKSIRLKHLSSLSPASSCRSVEEARSEDLDRDVSGLKTNLNGDCRFFRSSISSITGRHPPGSDPAEQRRLLPETDAGASESSPGEPVPGAQDRAAGGLVGAPCQPSVYDQSTFIKLEGADQIIAEDDRLYQAGFMHRQFGAMLQPGVNKFSLRMLGSERAVEHERERVKSAGFWIIHPYSDFRFYWDLTMLLLMVGNLIIIPVGITFFKDEHTPPWIVFNVVSDTFFLLDLVLNFRTGIVKEDNTEIILDPHQIKIKYLKSWFVVDFVSSIPVDYIFLIVETRIDSDFYKTARALRIVRFTKILSLLRLLRLSRLIRYIHQWEEVFHMTYDLASAMVRIMNLIGMMLLLCHWDGCLQFLVPMLQDFPPDCWVTRNKMVNDTWGQQYSYALFKAMSHMLCIGYGLYPPIGMGDVWLTILSMIVGATCFAMFVGHATALIQSLDSSRRQYQEKYKQVEQYMSFHKLPADMRQRIHDYYEHRYQGKMFDEESILEELNEPLREEIINFNCRKLVASMPLFAHADPNFVTSMLTKLRFEVFQPGDYIIREGTIGKKMYFIQHGVVSVITKSTKDTKLTDGSYFGEICLLTRGRRTASVRADNYCRLYSLSVDNFNEVLEEYPMMRRAFEAVALDRLDRIGKRNSILQHKVQHHQSSGTLNLHETEIIQRIVQHDRDMAQCTQLIQSSTSPSLNPPTAPPSPTPLIWTPLVQAPLQAAAATTPLALALAHHPQLPPILFHGPLIPGSGSMKDHSHSRRVHIGGNISSTYDSVPGSPVGATKPRSGGETRTLGFAFPQHHSSGVLSPTVMSQPIFTSSLQPVTPLPTPQPLYHPPHCGMTPVFPLSQATVSYTCSAQLHPQPYLGAMTTPPQPLGLLQQGAPGKLAGRFPAPAISPLICSSVNPILSQLQQTCHPSSLNRVSSTSSNINLPHFPIVTSRQPPVGINPSPSVGGTGVTASLAQHTLAGLQSVFLPQVLAEHSALASLAQYGSADASPCYTPPHYSPVTQSPAKARTIRHSEQPINTSFPSSMPFQSSCQDRGASTLRETTESSADLFTQEIKTISGSYSYLHQEKPSVGSGSSEGAAGGFPSPMAVNKPYTPIPGQGAPVSRTQSGPEPPAKVLDSEQKQSKLPSNL